Part of the Streptomyces sp. WMMC500 genome is shown below.
ACCGCGCGCTGGAACTCCGCGTGCACGGTGTGCACCTCGCCGAGGAACTCCGCCGCCCCCGCGACCGGCAGCCGCACCGGCCGCTCGGCGCTCGGCGTGCGGACCAGGCCGGCGATGGCGTCGGCGACCTCCTGCGGGTCGGGGAGCCCCGGCTCCTCGACGAGGTGGTCCTCCGTACGCCGTGCCAGGTCACCGTACGCGGCACGGCGCCGGGCGGCGTCGCGGTCGAGCCCGCGGAGGTACCGGTCGTAGTAGCGGACGGCGTTGGGGGCGACGAAGTCCGTGTCGTACGCCCCGGGCTCGACGATGACGACGTCGACGCCGAGCCTGCGCAGTTCGTACCGCGAGGCCTCGGCCATCGCCTCCATCGCCCACTTGGTGCCGACGTACGCGCCCATGAAGGGGAACACGAACCGGCCGAGCGCCGTCGTCGTCTGCACCACGAGTCCCTCCCCCCGGGCGCGCATGGCCGGCAGCACCGCGCGGTTCATGCGCAGGTGACCGAAGACGTTGGTCTCGAACACGGCGCGCACGTCGTCGACGCTGAGCGTCTCCAGGATCGCGGGATAGAAGACGCCCGCGTTGTTCACCAGCACGTCGACCCGGCCGGCGCGGCCCAGGACGCGCTCGACGCCGCGGGCGACGGAGTCGTCGTCGCGGACGTCGATGTCGACCACCTGCAGGGCGAGGTCCTCCTCCGCGGCGAGGGTGCGGAGCTTGCGCGCCGCCGCCGCGTTGGCGCCACGGGTGTCGCGCATGGAGGCGAACACCGCCAGGCCCTCGCGGGCCAGCGTGAGTGCGGTGAGATGGCCGAAACCGCTGCTCGTGCCGGTGATCAGGGCCACCTTGCGGTCCCCGCGGCCCGGCTCTTCCGCCCCCTCCTGCCGGTCCGCCGCGGCGGCGGGCCGGCCGGTGGCGCCGGGCAGGGGCCCGGCCGCCGCGACCGCGCCGGCCGCGACCGCGCCGCCGAGCACCGTCCTGCGCTGGATGTGCCGTTCTGTCGGCATGACGACTCCGATTCCGTTGTGACTCGCAACAGTTGCGAATCGCTACGGAAAGCCTCGCGGGACCCGGCGAAAATCCCGGTAAAGGAGCGGACCCGCCGGGCCCTTGCCACCGGCTACGATCCGGAGGATGAACCAGCCCGAGCCGCGCCCCCCGTCGCTGCTCGACCTGCCGTCGTACCTGACCGGCCAGGTTTCCCGCTACGGCCGCCGCCGGCTGGCGGAGGTGCTGGCCCGCGAGGAACTGCTCCTGGTGCACCACGCGATCCTCTGCGCGCTCGGCGACGCCGGACCGCGGTCGCAGCAGCAGGTCGCCGACGCCCTCGACCTCGACAAGAGCCATCTCGTCGGCCGGATCGACCTGCTGGAGGAGCGCGGCCTCGTCAGCCGTACCCGCGACCCCGCGGACCGCCGCCGCCACCGCCTCGCCCTCACCCCGGCCGGGCGCCGGCTGCTCGACCGTCTCCGCCCGGTGGCCGCGGAGTCACAGCGCCCGCTGCTCGCCGCGTTGTCCGCACCGGAGCGGGAGCAGTTGATGTCCCTGCTGCGCCGGGCGCTGGCGGCCAACGACGCCGCCCGCCTCGGCGACCGGGGCGCGGACGGTGACCTTCCGCTGCACACCGCCGACGACGACGAGGCACCGGCCCTCTGAGCCGGTGCCACCACCGCCCCGCCCTTCGACGGCGCGAGAGCGTCAGGCGCCCTCGCCGTAGAGGCGGGCGACGTCCTTCGAGTCGAGCCAGCCGCTGTACGTCGGCGACTGCGGCCAGCCCTCCGGCGAGTCCTGCCACTCCTCCTGCCGCCCGTACGGCAGCACGTCGACCAGCGGGAAGGTGTGGCTGAGCTGCTCGGAGCCGCGGCCGTTGGTGTGCCAGGTGCGGTAGACGGTGTCGCCGTCGCGCAGGAAGACGTTGAACCCGAAGCCGCCGCCGGGCGGGGCGTCGACGTCGGTGCCGAACTGGCTGTTCGCGGTGGAATACCAGGGCATCCGGTTGCCGACGCGCTTCTTGTACGCGAGCGCCTCGTCGATCGGACCCTGGGTGACGATGACGAACCGCGCGTCGTAGGGGTCGAGGAAGCCGAGCCGGGTGTACTGCGTGGTGAGGCTCGTGCAGCCTCCGCACTGCCACTCCTTGCCCTCGAACCACATGTGGTTGTAGACGATGAGCTGGGACTTGCCGTCGAAGACGTCGACCAGCCGGACCGGTCCCTCCTCGCCCTCCAGGGTGTAGTCGGGCATCTCGACCATCGGCAGCCGGCGCCGCTGCGCGGCGATGGCGTCCAGCTCCCGGGTCGCGGCCTTCTCGCGGACGCGGAGCGCGTCCAGCTCGCGCCGCCAGGTCTCGGTGTCGACGACGGGCGGCAGTGCCTTGGCGGTCATGGGTACTCCTCCGGCTTTCAGGAATGGCCTTTCCGTACGAATAGACCTCCGGGGCCCGCGGAACTCATCGCTCGGCGCGACGACACCCGGTCACGTACGGCATCTCACCCGGTCGCCCGGCCGCGGCCGGCATCGGACGGCGCAGACGGCGCGGGCGGCGCCGCGCGGTACGGCCGGGCGGCCAGCAGCCGGACCGCGTCGGCCGAGGCGGGGTCGCGGGGGGTGTAGACCTCCAGGCGGTGGCCCGGGCTGTCCGGCTGGAGCCAGACCTGGTAGTCGACGTCGAGCGCGCCGACGGTGGGGTGCCGCAGACGCATGGCGCCCACGGTGCAGTCGGCGACGTCGCCCGCCGCCCACAGCTCCGCGAAGTCCGTGCTGCCCATGGCGAGTTCGCCGATCAGCTCGGCGAGGCGGGCGTCGGTGGGGTAGCGGCCGGCGGTCAGCCGCAGGTACGCGACGTGGATACGGGCCAGCTCCGCCCAGTTGGCGTGCAGGTCCCGGACCAGCGGGTCGAGGAAGAACATCCGGGGTACCGACGGCCGGCGCACGGGGTCGTGGGGCGCGTCGGCGTCGACGTGCTCGGCGACGAGCGCGTGGCCGGTGCGGTTCCAGGCCAGCACGTCGCCGCGGCGGCCCAGCACGACGGCCGGCGTCGTCTCCGCCAGGGCCGTGAGCAGCGCCAGCACCCGTGGGTGCGGCTGCTCGGGCGCCGGGCGGACCAGCCGCGGCGCGGCGGGGCGGCGGGCCAGGTTGTGCAGGTGGGCCGTCTCGGCCGGGTCCAGCCGCAGCACCCGCGCCAGCGCGTCGAGCACCTGCCGGGAGGCGGTCCCGGCCTGCCCCTGCTCCAGCCGCGTGTAGTACCCGGCGCTCACCCCGGCGAGCTGCGCCAGCTCCTCCCGGCGCAGGCCCGGCACGCGGCGCGTGGCGCCGTAGGTGCCGAGTCCGGCGGCGGCGGGCGTGAGGCGGTCGCGGCGGGTCTTCAGGTACGCGCCGAGGCTCTCCAGTTCCATGGTCCCGAGGCTACGTCCGCCCGGGCGGGGGCGGGCCGGCCCCGGGTATCCCTGCCGGGGGTACCCACGAGACGGGGATGGCCGGCGGACGCGCGGCGGAGCACCGTCGTGGCCATGGACGGACGGCGTGCTTCTTCTCCTCCTGCCCCCGGACCGCGGGCGTGGCTCGGCCTGCTCGTGGTGCTCGGCCCGGTGCTGCTGGTCGCGATGGACGGCTCTGTGCTGTTCCTGGCGATGGCCCGGATCTCGGCGGAGCTGTCCCCTTCCGCGGACCAGGCGCTGTGGATCCTGGACGGCTACGGGTTCGCCGTCGGCTCCCTGCTCGTCGCGTTCGGGAGCATCGGCGACCGGTACGGCCGGCTCCGGCTGCTGATGACCGGCACGGCGGTGTTCGGCGCCGCCTCGGCGGGCGCGGCGTTCGCGCCGTCGGCCGAGCTGCTCATCGCCTTCCGGGTGCTGATGGGGGTGGCCGGCGCCACGCTGCTGCCCTCCGCGCTCGCGGTGCTGAGCGAGCTGTTCACCGACGCGCGGCGGCGGGCGCAGGCCATCGGGATCTTCGCGGCGGCCTTCGCGGCGGGCTTCGCGATCGGTCCGGTCGTCGGGGGCCAGTTGCTCGCGCACTTCTGGTGGGGGTCCGTGTTCCTGGTCAACCTTCCCGTCGTCGCGCTCTTCCTGCTGCTGGCCCCGCGGCTGCTGCGCGAGGTACGCGCCGGAGGGCCCGGCCGCGTCGACGCCCCGAGCGTCGCGCTGTCCGCCGCGGGCATCCTGCTGGCCGTCTACGGGATCAAGCGCGCGGCGGCCGGGGGCCCGGCGGCCGTCCCGCTCGTCGCGGCCGCCGTCGGCATCGTCCTGCTGTACCGGTTCGTACGCCGCCAACTGCGGCTTGAGCACCCTCTGATCGACCTCCGCCTCTTCCGCGACCGGGTGTTCGCGATCGCGGCCGTCACCGGGCTGCTGCCGCTGGCGGCCTGGTCGGCGGTGGCGTACCTGGGCGGGATCTACCTGCAGTCCGTTCGCGGTCTCGACGTCTTCGACGCGGCCCTCGTCACGCTCCCCGGCGCCGTCGTGCTCACCGTCACGTGCGTGGTGACCCCCGCGGTGGTGGCGCGCACCGGCACCAGGGCCGCGCTGCTCACCTGCCACTTCGTCATCGCCGGCGGGCTGCTGCTGATCCTGCCCACGGGTGTCTCGGGCGGCACGGGCTGGTACGTCGCGGCCACCGTCGTCGCCGGGGTCGGCTACGGCATCTCCTTCAGCGTCGTCGCCGACACCGCCGTCGCGGCGGTGCCGCCGGAGCGCGCGGGGTCGGCCGGGGCGATCGCCGAGACCAGCAACGAGATCGGCAACGCCCTCGGCATCGCGCTGCTCGGTTCGCTGGCGGCGCTGGTCTTCCGGCTGCGGGGGCCGGACCTGGCCGGCACGCTCACCGAGACGTTGCGGGTGCCGGGCATCACGGCGGCGGCGGCCGGGGAGGCGGAGGCCGCCTTCGTCGCGGGGCTGCACGCCGCGGCGCTGGTCGCGGCGCTGCTGCACGCGGCGCTCGGGGTGTTCACGCTGCGGCACCTGCCGCGGGGCGGGGTGCCGGAGCGGCAGGAGAGGGGCGCCGGGGCGCAGGTGCGGTGAGGGGGCGGGGCGGGGGGTGGGTCCGTACTCCGGACGCCCCCGGGCCCGGGTGCGGGATCCGGGCCGCCCCCTCAGGCCGCGGCCGCGCCGCCCCCGGCCGCGTCGCCTGTCGCCGCCTCGCCGCGCGCCGCCTCGTCGAGCATCGGCCGCAGATGGGCGTACGCCCAGGCGGCGAGGGTGGTGGGGGTGGTGGTGACCGGGTCCCGCGGCTGCTCCGGGACGAAGTCGCGGGTGCCCGCGGCCATGCCGACGATGCCGTCCACGGCGCCCGGCGGCAGCCCCGCCGCGCCCAGCGCCGCGCGGACGTCGTCGTCGCTGACGGTCTCGACCCGCACCGGCCGGCCCAGCGCCCCGGTCAGGATCTCGGCGACCTGCACGAAGCTGAGGTCCTCGGGCCCGTGGACGCCCTGGACCACGCGGCCCCTCCAGTCGTCGGCGAGCAGCCGCGCGGCGACGACGTCGCCGACGTCGCGCGGGTCGACCCACGCCATGGGGCGCTCGGGCCGGAACTGCGTGGTGAGCACGCCGCGGGCCAGGTCGTCCAGGGCGTGGTGGAGGTTGGTGAAGAAGTAGCCGCAGCGCAGGTGCAGGGTGTCGGCGCCGGTGGCGTCGAGGCTCTCCTCGATCCGGCCGAGCGCGTCGATGTGCCCCGCGCCGTGACGCAGCTCCGCGCCGACGCTGCTGAGCAGCACGACCCGCGCGACGTCCCCGGCGCGGGCGGCGTCGACGACGCCGGCGGCCGTCCGCTCGGAGGTCCCGACGGGGTCGGCGTCGGTGGGCGGCGTGGGGTCGACCCAGAAGACGGTCCGCGCGCCGGCGGTCGCCTCGCGGACGAATCCGGTGTCGGTCAGGTCGCCGCGCCGTACGTCGACGAGGTCGCGGGTCACCGGGTCGAGGCGCGCGGGGTCCCGGACGAGGACCCGGGGGCGTACGCCGGCCTGGAGGAGGAGGCGGACGACGCGGGATCCGACGTGGCCGGTGGGGGTGGTGACGGCGATGGTCATGGGTGGTGCCTCTCTCTGTGGGCTCCCGGCCACCGTAGAAGCGAAGGAGGACAGATCCCGGCCGCCTTCGCGGTGTGGACGCGTGATCACCTGATGGGCGAGGGTGGGGGCTGCACAGCTCACCCCCGGAGGTCCCGGAACATGCGGCTCACCCGCACCCGCCGTGCGGCGGTCGGCGCGCTCTGCGCCCTCGTCCTCGTACCGCTGACGTCCTGCGGCGAGGACGGCCCGCCGGCGAAGCCGCCGCCGTCGCCGTCGCGCACGGCCACTCCCCCGCCGGAGCCGTACGCGCGCGAACTGGCGGCCCTGGAGCGGGAGTACGAGGCGCGCCTCGGGGTCTACGCGGTCGACACGGGCTCGGGACGGGAGGTCGCTTACCACGCCGGCGAACGCTTCCCGAACGCCTCGACGTTCAAGGCACTGGCCGCCGGCGTCGTGCTCCGCACGCGCCCGGCGCGGGAGCTGGACCGGGTGATCACGTACTCCGCGGACGACCTGATCGCCCACTCCCCCGTGACCGCCGAGCACGTCGCCACGGGGATGACCCTGCGCGACCTCTGCGAGGCCGCCGTCCGCTTCAGCGACAACGCCGCCGCCAACCTGATCCTCGCCGAACTCGGCGGCCCGGCGGGCATGGACGCGGAACTGGAGGCGATCGGCGACGACGTCACCCGCATGGTGCGCGACGAGCCGGAGCTGAGCCGCTGGACCCCGGGCGACACCCGTGACACGAGCACACCCCGCGCGCTGGCGCGCGACCTGCGCGCGTTCGTCCTCGGCGACGCGCTGGACCGGCCCGGCCGCGCCCTGCTCACCACGTGGCTGCGCACCAACACCACCGGCGACACCCTGATCCGCGCCGGAGTGCCCGACGGCTGGGAGGTCGGCGACAAGACCGGCACGGGCGGCACGTACGGCGCGCGCAACGACATCGCGGTGCTCTGGCCGCCGGATCGCGCGCCCCTCGTGGTGGCGATCATGTCCAACCGCACGGAACGGGACGCGACGGCCGACGACGAACTGCTGGCAGCGGCGGCGTCCGAGGTGGCGGCGGCGCTCCCGCCCCGCGACGGCTCCCCGTGAGCCGGCGCGGCGACGGGCGGCGGGTCGTTCCCTCCACCCGGCGGCGACCGTCGAGGACGAGGCTCAGGGCGGGGGTGACCGCCGCGGCGTGCTCGCGGCCGCGTTCGGCGACGGACGGCAGCGGCGCAGTTCGGGGGGCGGTTCGCCGGTGGTGAGTTCGTCCGCGACGAGGCGTCCCGCGGTGGGGGCGAGGGTGACGGCGGAGTGCATCACGGCGACGTATGCGGAGCGGTCGGGTGTCGCGTATCCGATGAGCGGTCCGCGGGGCGGCACCGGCCGGTGGCCGAGGCCGTAGTCGAGCACGCGGCAGGTGCCGGCGCCGTGGAAGGCGTCCTTGAGGTGGCGGAGGGCGACTTCTGCGGCCCGGGCCAGGGCCTGCGGCGAGGTGCCGGCCACACGCGGAAGGGTCATGAGGAGTTCGCCGTCGCGGACCTCGCGGACCTCGAACTCCGGGGTCGACACGATGGTCCTGACGAGTCCGGGCGGCGCCGCGACCCGGACCCGGAAGGCCGGGGACACGGAGACGGGCACGTCCGCGGGCAGCGGCGCGGACAGTTCGGCGACGCCGGTGCCGGCGGCGAGGACGACGGTCGCCGCGGGGTGGACACCGGCCGGTGTCCGCACGCCGACGACCCGGCCGGCCGAGAACTCCAGCGACCGCACGGCCGCGCCGAGGACCACCGCCGCACCGCGGGCCCGCGCGGCGGCGATCAGCGCGCGGGTCATCGCCGCCGGGTCGAGACCCCCGTCGCCGGGGATGTGGACGGCGTGCGCGGGCGGGGTGCGCAGGTGGGGTTCCAGCGCCGCGATGTCGTCCCGTGCGACCCGGTGACCGCCCGGCACCGCCGGAGAGCCGGCCCGCTCGCCGGTCCACGACAGCGAGCCCGTCCAGCGCACGGCGTAGTCCGGTACCTCGGCCTCCAGCCGCCGGTGGTCGGCGAGCACCGACCCGCGCAGATCCTCCGCGCCGCCGGGCCAGTCACCGCCGGCGCCGCCGATCCAGGCGAAGGAGGCGCCGGTGACACCGGCCGCGGCCGCCGGCTCCCGGTCGAGCAGCGTCACACCTGCGCCGAGACGCGCCAGGTGATACGTCACGGAGGCGCCGACGACTCCGGCGCCGACCACGACGACGCCGTTCCGTGACGGGGGTGGGCCCACGGGCACCATGGATCACCTCGGCAGCAGTGTCGCATCTCGGGGCCCGGCAGCGCCGGGTGCGCGGCCCGGCCGGGGGTCGGAACCGGTGTGTCAGCGGCCGCTGTTAGCCTCCGGCAATGACCTTAGGGGCCCTTGAACGAACACTGCGGGAGCGCCCGGACGACCTGGCGTCCTGGCTGGTCTACGGGGACCGGCTGCGGGAGCGCGGCGACCCCCGCGCGGAGCTGATCCGGCTGGCGGAGCGGCGGGCGCGGGTCGGCCCGGGAGAGGGCCGGAGGGCGGTCGAGCGGGAGATCGACGCACTGGTGGCGGAACACCGGGAGAAGTGGGACGCGGAGCTCCCCGAGGGGGTCAGCGCCCCGGAGCGCCGGCACGGGTTCGCCACGGCGATCGCCGTCGAGTGGGACGACGGCACGCCGATGCTGATCGAGCAGGCCCTGCGCGCCGAGCCGTTGGTGACCGCGCTGCGCATCGCGCCGCCGGAGCAGGATCCGTACGAGTACGACCACTGGGACGACGACACGGACGACGACGGCGAGCCGCTGCCGTCCGCCGACGTCGAGGCCGGCGCGCTCGCGACCCTCGACCTGGCCCCGTTCACGTCCGTCGACCTGTCCTATCTCCGCGTCGGCGCCCTCGGCGCCAAGGCCCTTGCGGTGTCCTCGTACTTCCGCAGCGAGGCCGCCGGCGGCCAGGCTCTCGCGACCCCGGCCGCCGGCCGGATCGGCTCGCTCGATCTGCGGTACTGCCACATCGGGGACAGCGGCCTGGCCGCCCTCGCCGCCAACCCCTTCTTCACCGGCGTCCGCCGGCTGCACCTCCAGCGCAACGCGCTCACCGCGCGGGGCGTGCGCGCCCTGCACGCCTTCGCCGACCTCACCGAACTCGACCTGCGCTACAACGAGATCGGCGAGGAGGGTGCCGAGGCGCTGCTCGCGGCGCCCTTCCTCGGCTCGCTCACCCGGCTGCTGCTCTACGCCGCCGACGTCGGCGACGCCGGCGCGCGCCGCCTCGCGTCCGCACCCGAACTCCCGCCCGTACTGCGCAGCTATTGGAGGAGTGTATGAGCACCGAGCTCCGCGACCGGTTCTTCGCCCTGTCCGCCGCCGCCGGGCAGGCGCCCGCGGAGGAGGTCGACCGGTACCGCGCCCTGGTCGACGCCACCGACGCCGAACCCACCGCCGTGCTCGACGGGCTCGCGGTCTCCTGGCATCCGACGGCGCGGTTCAAGGCGGTCCGCTTCGTCGACGCCGAGCGCATCGACGCCGACGTGCGCGAGCTGTTCGCGCGGCCCAGCGAGGCGGCGCCCTATCTGGCCGCCGTCTTCGCGGACCCGCGCGAGATGTCGTTCCGTACGTACGAGAACATCCTCCCGCTCGACCCGCTCTTCGCGGACGCAGGGCTGGAGTTCGAGCTGACGGACCGCGCTGAGTTCGCGGAGGGCGCGTACACGTTCTCGAT
Proteins encoded:
- a CDS encoding DUF899 family protein → MTAKALPPVVDTETWRRELDALRVREKAATRELDAIAAQRRRLPMVEMPDYTLEGEEGPVRLVDVFDGKSQLIVYNHMWFEGKEWQCGGCTSLTTQYTRLGFLDPYDARFVIVTQGPIDEALAYKKRVGNRMPWYSTANSQFGTDVDAPPGGGFGFNVFLRDGDTVYRTWHTNGRGSEQLSHTFPLVDVLPYGRQEEWQDSPEGWPQSPTYSGWLDSKDVARLYGEGA
- a CDS encoding FAD-binding oxidoreductase produces the protein MVPVGPPPSRNGVVVVGAGVVGASVTYHLARLGAGVTLLDREPAAAAGVTGASFAWIGGAGGDWPGGAEDLRGSVLADHRRLEAEVPDYAVRWTGSLSWTGERAGSPAVPGGHRVARDDIAALEPHLRTPPAHAVHIPGDGGLDPAAMTRALIAAARARGAAVVLGAAVRSLEFSAGRVVGVRTPAGVHPAATVVLAAGTGVAELSAPLPADVPVSVSPAFRVRVAAPPGLVRTIVSTPEFEVREVRDGELLMTLPRVAGTSPQALARAAEVALRHLKDAFHGAGTCRVLDYGLGHRPVPPRGPLIGYATPDRSAYVAVMHSAVTLAPTAGRLVADELTTGEPPPELRRCRPSPNAAASTPRRSPPP
- a CDS encoding TIGR02996 domain-containing protein — translated: MTLGALERTLRERPDDLASWLVYGDRLRERGDPRAELIRLAERRARVGPGEGRRAVEREIDALVAEHREKWDAELPEGVSAPERRHGFATAIAVEWDDGTPMLIEQALRAEPLVTALRIAPPEQDPYEYDHWDDDTDDDGEPLPSADVEAGALATLDLAPFTSVDLSYLRVGALGAKALAVSSYFRSEAAGGQALATPAAGRIGSLDLRYCHIGDSGLAALAANPFFTGVRRLHLQRNALTARGVRALHAFADLTELDLRYNEIGEEGAEALLAAPFLGSLTRLLLYAADVGDAGARRLASAPELPPVLRSYWRSV
- a CDS encoding NAD(P)H-binding protein is translated as MTIAVTTPTGHVGSRVVRLLLQAGVRPRVLVRDPARLDPVTRDLVDVRRGDLTDTGFVREATAGARTVFWVDPTPPTDADPVGTSERTAAGVVDAARAGDVARVVLLSSVGAELRHGAGHIDALGRIEESLDATGADTLHLRCGYFFTNLHHALDDLARGVLTTQFRPERPMAWVDPRDVGDVVAARLLADDWRGRVVQGVHGPEDLSFVQVAEILTGALGRPVRVETVSDDDVRAALGAAGLPPGAVDGIVGMAAGTRDFVPEQPRDPVTTTPTTLAAWAYAHLRPMLDEAARGEAATGDAAGGGAAAA
- a CDS encoding MFS transporter, giving the protein MDGRRASSPPAPGPRAWLGLLVVLGPVLLVAMDGSVLFLAMARISAELSPSADQALWILDGYGFAVGSLLVAFGSIGDRYGRLRLLMTGTAVFGAASAGAAFAPSAELLIAFRVLMGVAGATLLPSALAVLSELFTDARRRAQAIGIFAAAFAAGFAIGPVVGGQLLAHFWWGSVFLVNLPVVALFLLLAPRLLREVRAGGPGRVDAPSVALSAAGILLAVYGIKRAAAGGPAAVPLVAAAVGIVLLYRFVRRQLRLEHPLIDLRLFRDRVFAIAAVTGLLPLAAWSAVAYLGGIYLQSVRGLDVFDAALVTLPGAVVLTVTCVVTPAVVARTGTRAALLTCHFVIAGGLLLILPTGVSGGTGWYVAATVVAGVGYGISFSVVADTAVAAVPPERAGSAGAIAETSNEIGNALGIALLGSLAALVFRLRGPDLAGTLTETLRVPGITAAAAGEAEAAFVAGLHAAALVAALLHAALGVFTLRHLPRGGVPERQERGAGAQVR
- a CDS encoding MarR family transcriptional regulator translates to MNQPEPRPPSLLDLPSYLTGQVSRYGRRRLAEVLAREELLLVHHAILCALGDAGPRSQQQVADALDLDKSHLVGRIDLLEERGLVSRTRDPADRRRHRLALTPAGRRLLDRLRPVAAESQRPLLAALSAPEREQLMSLLRRALAANDAARLGDRGADGDLPLHTADDDEAPAL
- a CDS encoding helix-turn-helix transcriptional regulator gives rise to the protein MELESLGAYLKTRRDRLTPAAAGLGTYGATRRVPGLRREELAQLAGVSAGYYTRLEQGQAGTASRQVLDALARVLRLDPAETAHLHNLARRPAAPRLVRPAPEQPHPRVLALLTALAETTPAVVLGRRGDVLAWNRTGHALVAEHVDADAPHDPVRRPSVPRMFFLDPLVRDLHANWAELARIHVAYLRLTAGRYPTDARLAELIGELAMGSTDFAELWAAGDVADCTVGAMRLRHPTVGALDVDYQVWLQPDSPGHRLEVYTPRDPASADAVRLLAARPYRAAPPAPSAPSDAGRGRATG
- a CDS encoding SDR family NAD(P)-dependent oxidoreductase, translated to MPTERHIQRRTVLGGAVAAGAVAAAGPLPGATGRPAAAADRQEGAEEPGRGDRKVALITGTSSGFGHLTALTLAREGLAVFASMRDTRGANAAAARKLRTLAAEEDLALQVVDIDVRDDDSVARGVERVLGRAGRVDVLVNNAGVFYPAILETLSVDDVRAVFETNVFGHLRMNRAVLPAMRARGEGLVVQTTTALGRFVFPFMGAYVGTKWAMEAMAEASRYELRRLGVDVVIVEPGAYDTDFVAPNAVRYYDRYLRGLDRDAARRRAAYGDLARRTEDHLVEEPGLPDPQEVADAIAGLVRTPSAERPVRLPVAGAAEFLGEVHTVHAEFQRAVLEGSGYGDLL
- the bla gene encoding class A beta-lactamase, which translates into the protein MRLTRTRRAAVGALCALVLVPLTSCGEDGPPAKPPPSPSRTATPPPEPYARELAALEREYEARLGVYAVDTGSGREVAYHAGERFPNASTFKALAAGVVLRTRPARELDRVITYSADDLIAHSPVTAEHVATGMTLRDLCEAAVRFSDNAAANLILAELGGPAGMDAELEAIGDDVTRMVRDEPELSRWTPGDTRDTSTPRALARDLRAFVLGDALDRPGRALLTTWLRTNTTGDTLIRAGVPDGWEVGDKTGTGGTYGARNDIAVLWPPDRAPLVVAIMSNRTERDATADDELLAAAASEVAAALPPRDGSP